The Algoriphagus halophilus sequence TGGGCGATACGTATACCTTGGCTCAAATCTTCCAGGAATCACGGTGGTGGATGCGATGGAGCAAAAACGGGTAGAAAGCATTGACATCAGTCCTTTCGGAAACCGTCATGCGATTACCTTCGCAGGTAAGCATCTCTACATTGGCCATGAGACCAATCGCCTGATTTCGCGTTATGACCCGGGTACCAAAACCATAGACGAAGTCATCGGTCTCCCCGGTGGATCTCACATGCTCATCGTCACTCCCGATGAACAGCGAATCTTCACTGCTAGCAGCAATGGCAGGCTGATCTCCATTATCGACCGGGTAAGCAATGAAAGGGGAAGGAAAAATTTTGTCTTTACCAATTTTCCGGGTGACACCCGAATGGAAGGCATGGCGCTTTCACCAGACGGTACCGAATTTTGGGTCCTTCATATGCATGCGAAAAAACTATCCATCATCAATGTCTCACAAATGAAATTGATCGATACGATTTCTTTTGAAGGTGGATTGAATAACCGTATCAAATTTACGAAAAACGGAAAATACGTATTGATGAATGAGCTGCAGGGAAAGGAGCTGCGTGTCTGGGATGTAGCCACAAGAAAAGAAGTAAAAGGTATTGACGTAGGTGCCGGTGGTGAAGGCATACTCATCGATCCCGTTCGACCACGGGCATACTATGCAGTAAGCGCTGGGAATAAGTTGGTCGTAATTGACACCAATACCATGACCGTGATCAAAGAAATACCAGGCTTTGAGAATCCTGATGGGATGGATTGGTTTAGTGCTCAGTAGGGTTTGATGGCTTCTAATTTGTACGCTCTTCAGGATGACAAATCCTGAATTGGACCGAAAGTAAGGATTGGGCTAGATTAAGAAGTAAAACCTATGCTTTATCGCCTTTTTTACATTTCTTTCAAACAATTGATTACCAATAATTTAATTTTAGCTTCTTTCTAATAGAATGGGTAACTTATGGAAACTGGAGCGAGATTTTTTTCACTACCAGACCAATCCCTGCCTGATTTTCCAGGGGGCGAAATCCGAAAAGCCAAATGAGTAGGAATCACTTTTAACCCAACACCCCATGCCAACAGTAGTAATGCGCCATAAAGTAGGCGATTTTGACACCTGGATGAAAGGTCATCCAGACCGGGTAGAGATCTTCTCCAAATTCGGCACCAGTTTCCAGACGTTTCAGGATACAGAGGATCCTAATTCCATTGTTTTGGTGGCTGAAGTGATTGATTTAAAAAAAATGCAGGAAGTTTTGGGAGACCCCGAAGTCATGCAAAAAGTGGCTATCGAAAAGCACAGCGTTCTCTTACCGGTGGTGGTCTCCATGCCCGTCCCAGTATAAGATTTCAAGCCTTTCCGAAAGTTACCTGGCTTAATTTTAGTATAAAAAGGATCCAGTCTGGATCCTTTTTATTGTTAGTCCTCTTTTTTGATTCCGATGATAGTATATTTCCCCGTTAAGTTTCCGCACTTCAGGATTTGCAACCCTAAAGTAGATCAAACATAAGTTTAGGACAGGAAAAATAATTTCATTCCATCCAAACTAAAAATCTATTCCTTCGGTTGAAACGTTTTAAGATGTAAACCCATGTGCCATGTCCATTACCAATGAATTTGAATTAGCAGGAATGAAAAAGGCCAGTGAAGCGGTCGCCTGTACCTTGAAAGAAATGACTGCCTATGCCCGTCCAGGTATCTCTACTAAAGAATTGGATGAGTTTGGAGCAAAAGTTTTGGCGGATTTTGGAGCAAAGTCTGCTCCCTTTTTAACTTATGGGTTCCCCGGATTTACCTGTATCAGCGTGAACCAGGAGTTTTGTCATGGGATTCCTTCCCTGAGAAGAATTTTACAGGAAGGGGATTTGGTGAATATTGACGTTTCGGCGGAGTTGGATGGGTTTTGGTCAGACAATGGGAACTCCTTTGTCTTGGGGCCTGATATCCATGGACATCAGGATTTGGTAAATGCTTCCAAAGAGATCTTACAGAAAGCTATCTCACATATCAAGGGAGGAATCAGGATTTCGGATGTAGGCCATTTGATGGAAACAGAAGCCAAAAAAAGAGGCTACAGAGTCATCAAAAACCTCACTGGTCATGGCGTGGGCAGAAGCTTGCACGAGGAGCCTTCAGAAATCGCCAATTATAGAGACAAGTTCAACCGTACCCGCTTTAAGAAAAATTCGGTGGTAGCGATCGAAACTTTTATTGCCACAGAATCTACCTATGCGGACACGCTATCGGATGGCTGGACCATGGTAGGAAATAAAGGTGGTTTTATGGCACAGCATGAACATACCATTATGGTTACTGAAAACGCTCCTCTGATATTAACAGAAATGAATGGGCTTTGGGATTGAACCTTAGTGCAAACATCCTTTTGTTAAAA is a genomic window containing:
- a CDS encoding YncE family protein, which encodes MNKSTCLFLVLIALLPFEVQPLFAQGNNAAVDPDSPVISFGPTPKEALLLGEKDAGRLVIIDPETLEVVARIPAGGNLHELATDGRYVYLGSNLPGITVVDAMEQKRVESIDISPFGNRHAITFAGKHLYIGHETNRLISRYDPGTKTIDEVIGLPGGSHMLIVTPDEQRIFTASSNGRLISIIDRVSNERGRKNFVFTNFPGDTRMEGMALSPDGTEFWVLHMHAKKLSIINVSQMKLIDTISFEGGLNNRIKFTKNGKYVLMNELQGKELRVWDVATRKEVKGIDVGAGGEGILIDPVRPRAYYAVSAGNKLVVIDTNTMTVIKEIPGFENPDGMDWFSAQ
- the map gene encoding type I methionyl aminopeptidase — encoded protein: MSITNEFELAGMKKASEAVACTLKEMTAYARPGISTKELDEFGAKVLADFGAKSAPFLTYGFPGFTCISVNQEFCHGIPSLRRILQEGDLVNIDVSAELDGFWSDNGNSFVLGPDIHGHQDLVNASKEILQKAISHIKGGIRISDVGHLMETEAKKRGYRVIKNLTGHGVGRSLHEEPSEIANYRDKFNRTRFKKNSVVAIETFIATESTYADTLSDGWTMVGNKGGFMAQHEHTIMVTENAPLILTEMNGLWD